In the genome of Candidatus Hydrogenedentota bacterium, the window GCACCGACACAAGGCAAGGTCTGGTTCGACGGCCAATCGCTTTATGAGCTGAGCGTGACCGAACGGGCGAAGCTCCGCCGCCTGAAGATGGGTTTTGTCTTTCAGTCCTTCAACCTTGTGCCCTATCTGTCGGCCCTGGAAAACGTCGAAGTGCCCCTGCTGCTGCGCGGCGACTCGCGCCGCGCTCAGCAGCAACGGGCCGGTGAACTGCTCGAACTCGTCGGCCTGGCCGACCGCGCGAGGCACAAGCCCTGCGAGCTGAGCACCGGACAGCAGCAGCGTGTGGCCCTGGCACGCACCCTTGCCAACGATCCCGAGGTCATCCTGGCGGATGAACCGACCGGGAACCTGGACCCGGCAACACGCAGCCAGGTGCTGAACTTCCTGGAGGACTTCCATCGGGCCGGCAAGACCATCATCATGGTGACCCACGATCCGCAGGCAGCCGAGCGTGCGACGCGGACGCTTCGGATGGAAGCAGGTTCCATTGCCAGTGAGCTGCGACCAGCGCTGCGTTGCACCGCTTGAGTCGCTGAAGGCATCAAGGTAGTCGGGGTGAAACGTGGCAGCCTCGCCTGCCGATCTCTACAGGAGGAGTCCGGCTATGTGTAGCAATAGGTCCGAAATTGGGTTGATTGCCCTATTGCTGGCATTT includes:
- a CDS encoding ABC transporter ATP-binding protein, with translation APTQGKVWFDGQSLYELSVTERAKLRRLKMGFVFQSFNLVPYLSALENVEVPLLLRGDSRRAQQQRAGELLELVGLADRARHKPCELSTGQQQRVALARTLANDPEVILADEPTGNLDPATRSQVLNFLEDFHRAGKTIIMVTHDPQAAERATRTLRMEAGSIASELRPALRCTA